The Streptomyces sp. NBC_01426 genome includes a region encoding these proteins:
- a CDS encoding phosphoribosyltransferase, translated as MPDRPNPRTSAEVPIEDLVFTAGAGRRARMVSWLAYQQMAADVAGQIRRAHPGAVTLVGILQGGWITAQSLADLLPASTVLAAAARRRSERTDGLELLAAADGLLAPGTPPPGQPLIVVDEVVDSGRTARFFLDHLAPYEPQLACLAASDTADPAPHFTAWSMSDLPSLVLPWRVLRDADQTAGCLLAAGPLTTAQLDERLRDLGHDIDPDLLESHLDHLAARDRLHRDGTLWRLPGGPDAP; from the coding sequence ATGCCTGACCGCCCGAACCCGCGCACCTCGGCCGAAGTGCCGATAGAGGACCTGGTGTTCACCGCCGGGGCCGGCCGCCGGGCCCGCATGGTGTCCTGGCTGGCCTACCAGCAGATGGCCGCCGACGTGGCCGGGCAGATCCGCCGCGCCCACCCCGGTGCGGTGACGCTGGTGGGCATCTTGCAGGGCGGGTGGATCACCGCCCAGTCCCTGGCCGACCTCCTGCCCGCCTCGACGGTGCTGGCCGCCGCCGCCCGCCGCCGCAGCGAGCGCACCGACGGCCTGGAGCTGCTCGCCGCGGCCGACGGGCTCCTTGCCCCCGGTACTCCCCCGCCGGGGCAGCCGCTGATCGTGGTGGACGAGGTCGTCGACTCCGGCCGAACCGCCCGATTCTTCCTCGACCACCTCGCCCCGTACGAACCGCAGTTGGCGTGCCTGGCGGCCTCGGACACCGCGGACCCAGCGCCGCACTTCACTGCCTGGTCCATGTCCGACCTGCCCTCGCTGGTCCTGCCCTGGCGGGTCCTGCGCGACGCCGACCAGACCGCCGGGTGCCTGCTGGCCGCCGGCCCCCTGACCACCGCCCAGCTCGACGAGAGGCTGCGTGACCTCGGCCATGACATCGACCCCGACCTCCTTGAGTCCCACCTCGACCATCTCGCCGCTCGTGACCGGCTCCACCGCGACGGGACCCTCTGGCGCCTTCCCGGCGGGCCGGACGCTCCCTGA